A part of Asterias rubens chromosome 14, eAstRub1.3, whole genome shotgun sequence genomic DNA contains:
- the LOC117299605 gene encoding cysteine-rich and transmembrane domain-containing protein 1-like has translation MEKQEPPAYDQSGPGFYEPGTIDQPPAYIPPTQPQQYPQQPYPQGQQPYPQGQQPYPQGQQQAYPPGVQAAYPPGVQPVGVYTAQPPGSTVIVRQPTGPMPNDYLIFAIFVTFCCCLPCGIVAIMKASETKNRWHAGDNEGAVRNSKEAKKWATIALVCGILTYVCITGFLIVYYLLFFSYLYSY, from the exons ATGGAGAAACAAG AACCACCAGCGTATGATCAGTCAGGTCCCGGTTTTTACGAACCTGGCACAATCGACCAACCACCAGCGTACATTCCCCCTACCCAG CCTCAGCAGTACCCGCAGCAGCCATATCCACAAGGCCAGCAGCCATATCCACAAGGCCAGCAGCCATATCCACAAGGCCAGCAACAAGCCTACCCTCCAGGCGTGCAAGCAGCATACCCCCCAGGCGTGCAACCAGTAGGGGTCTACACG GCACAACCTCCAGGATCGACCGTCATCGTCCGTCAACCCACGGGACCTATGCCGAACGATTACTTGATATTCGCTATCTTTGTGACTTTCTGTTGCTGTCTTCCATGCGGCATTGTAGCAATCATGAAGGCATCCGAG ACAAAGAATCGCTGGCACGCTGGtgacaatgagggcgctgttcgcaACTCCAAAGAAGCAAAGAAATGGGCCACTATAGCGCTGGTGTGCGGCATTCTCACGTACGTCTGCATCACTGGTTTCCTAATTGTCTActatttgttgttcttttcatATCTCTATAGCTACTAG
- the LOC117299492 gene encoding cell death-inducing p53-target protein 1 homolog yields MSEYKDPAYPPEQPTAPYAQDVNPQGYPQPPGYAPQAYAQQDQGYPPQQGYGHQGYTPQQGYPQQQPRGYPQQQPQGHPQQQPQGYATQTYVPQAVYTPQGQVTIKTGAPQHTAMVRTTQVEPNDYLCFSIFVMLLCCLPFGIIALIKSMDVRSLVAVRDFNAAARASKSAKNWNVAGLVSGLMIYIFTVIIMIIWFVVFANAVSDITDDFTFDYV; encoded by the exons ATGAGTGAATATAAAG ACCCAGCGTACCCACCAGAACAACCCACTGCCCCCTACGCCCAAGATGTCAACCCACAGGGCTACCCACAACCTCCAGGGTACGCCCCTCAAGCCTATGCCCAACAGGATCAAGGCTACCCTCCACAGCAGGGATATGGGCATCAGGGTTATACACCCCAGCAGGGCTACCCTCAACAGCAACCTCGAGGATACCCTCAGCAGCAACCTCAAGGACACCCTCAGCAGCAACCTCAGGGGTACGCTACTCAGACCTACGTCCCCCAAGCTGTGTATACACCACAAGGACAAGTTACTATTAAG ACTGGTGCTCCACAGCACACAGCGATGGTCCGAACAACCCAAGTAGAGCCCAATGACTACCTGTGCTTCTCAATATTCGTCATGTTATTGTGTTGTCTGCCATTTGGGATTATTGCTCTCATCAAATCCATGGAC GTCCGGAGTTTGGTCGCAGTCCGAGACTTCAACGCAGCCGCTAGAGCCTCAAAATCAGCCAAGAATTGGAACGTTGCTGGTCTGGTATCTGGACTCATGATTTATATTTTCACAGTTATTATCATGATCATCTGGTTTGTTGTCTTTGCGAACGCTGTCTCCGATATTACAGACGACTTTACGTTTGATTACGTTTGA
- the LOC117299330 gene encoding translation initiation factor IF-2-like — protein MAYKPRVALGASTTLIICSLILMGLFVVCATGNCIAGEVAFGSPLWTGGLALLTGIIGVYMSATKSENRCGPLFLALSIICIFISIACIGLSLYASINELIIWNFFFWLTMATMALTLSIVSCVTSCQYCCCCQETRPIQQTVVYHGGHQVPQNIVLTNTNTIQHPQQQGQPQMVFLNPYGAPQGGQFVPQGYSAPQVLNQPLGGAPGCQLWYPPTPVDVHVRPFVAPVQPHPSAPPPPHQEQTPVANQIRPVTTAPDQSQAVQLSTTENNQWTAPQSQPTPLTQAQQGVGSPSSQQSDTPSSKPVANQIRPVTADPNQSQAAQPSTTPPAQPPNVYQELIKEENTQKRSPEVPDDGSYVDPIKASSSPPENSASRIDSGAYACIEEPSYNYADPGLAREFVSPAERSEYVNDSVAKRPEAKRPK, from the exons ATGGCTTATAAACCTCGAGTAGCTCTTGGAGCCAGTACAACCCTAATCATTTGCAGTTTGATTCTCATGGGTCTTTTTGTAGTGTGTGCTACTGGCAACTGCATCGCTGGTGAAGTAGCGTTTGGATCACCACTATGGACTGGTGGTCTG GCTTTGTTAACTGGAATAATCGGAGTGTATATGTCAGCAACGAAGTCAGAGAATAGATGT GGGCCGTTATTCTTAGCTTTGAGcatcatttgcatattcatctCCATTGCATGTATTGGTTTGTCACTATACGCTTCAATAAACGAACTCATCATCTGGAACTTTTTCTTTTGGTTGACCATGGCGACTATGGCTTTGACTTTGAGTATCGTGTCCTGTGTGACGTCATGTCAATATTGTTGCTGTTGCCAGGAAACACGACCAATACAG CAGACTGTTGTTTACCATGGTGGACATCAAGTTCCTCAAAACATCGTTTTAACAAACACCAACACCATCCAGCACCCCCAGCAACAAGGTCAGCCCCAAATGGTATTCCTTAACCCTTACGGCGCACCCCAGGGAGGGCAATTTGTACCACAGGGTTATTCTGCACCACAAGTACTGAACCAGCCACTAGGTGGCGCCCCAGGTTGTCAACTTTGGTATCCACCAACCCcagtagatgtacatgtacgtccattTGTAGCCCCGGTCCAGCCACACCCCTCAGCACCACCTCCTCCCCATCAAGAACAAACACCAGTCGCCAACCAGATTAGACCAGTTACAACCGCTCCAGACCAGTCACAGGCAGTTCAACTCTCCACAACAGAAAACAACCAATGGACCGCTCCCCAAAGTCAGCCGACTCCATTGACACAAGCTCAGCAAGGCGTTGGTAGCCCTTCGTCTCAGCAATCAGACACACCGTCTTCGAAGCCAGTTGCCAACCAGATTAGACCTGTTACAGCCGATCCAAACCAGTCACAGGCAGCTCAACCCTCCACAACTCCTCCCGCACAACCTCCGAACGTTTATCAGGAATtgataaaagaagaaaacacccaaaAGAGGTCTCCCGAAGTGCCTGATGATGGGAGTTACGTGGATCCTATTAAGGCGTCTTCAAGTCCGCCGGAAAACTCGGCATCTCGAATCGATTCTGGAGCTTACGCGTGTATAGAAGAGCCGTCTTATAATTACGCCGATCCTGGGCTGGCGCGGGAGTTTGTGTCGCCCGCAGAGCGATCCGAGTACGTCAATGACAGTGTCGCCAAGCGACCAGAGGCAAAAAGGCCCAAGTAA